From Panthera uncia isolate 11264 chromosome E1, Puncia_PCG_1.0, whole genome shotgun sequence, one genomic window encodes:
- the DHX8 gene encoding ATP-dependent RNA helicase DHX8 has protein sequence MAVAVALAGAVTGTELGPAEELAKLEYLSLVSKVCTELDNHLGINDKDLAEFVISLAEKNTTFDTFKASLVKNGAEFTDSLISNLLRLIQTMRPPAKPSTSKDPVVKPKTGKEKLKELFPVLCQPDNPSVRTMLDEDDVKVAVDVLKELEALMPSAAGQEKQRDAEHRDKTKKKKRSRSRDRDRDRDRERDRERERDRDRDHKRRHRSRSRSHSRTRERNKGKSRYRSRSRSQSPPKDRKDRDKYGERNLDRWRDKHVDRPPPEEPAIGDIYNGKVTSIMQFGCFVQLEGLRKRWEGLVHISELRREGRVANVADVVSKGQRVKVKVLSFTGTKTSLSMKDVDQETGEDLNPNRRRNLVGETNEETSMRNPDRPTHLSLVSAPEVEDDSLERKRLTRISDPEKWEIKQMIAANVLSKEEFPDFDEETGILPKVDDEEDEDLEIELVEEEPPFLRGHTKQSMDMSPIKIVKNPDGSLSQAAMMQSALAKERRELKQAQREAEMDSIPMGLNKHWVDPLPDAEGRQIAANMRGIGMMPNDIPEWKKHAFGGNKASYGKKTQMSIIEQRESLPIYKLKEQLVQAVHDNQILIVIGETGSGKTTQITQYLAEAGYTSRGKIGCTQPRRVAAMSVAKRVSEEFGCCLGQEVGYTIRFEDCTSPETVIKYMTDGMLLRECLIDPDLTQYAIIMLDEAHERTIHTDVLFGLLKKTVQKRQDMKLIVTSATLDAVKFSQYFYEAPIFTIPGRTYPVEILYTKEPETDYLDASLITVMQIHLTEPPGDILVFLTGQEEIDTACEILYERMKSLGPDVPELIILPVYSALPSEMQTRIFDPAPPGSRKVVIATNIAETSLTIDGIYYVVDPGFVKQKVYNSKTGIDQLVVTPISQAQAKQRAGRAGRTGPGKCYRLYTERAYRDEMLTTNVPEIQRTNLASTVLSLKAMGINDLLSFDFMDAPPMETLITAMEQLYTLGALDDEGLLTRLGRRMAEFPLEPMLCKMLIMSVHLGCSEEMLTIVSMLSVQNVFYRPKDKQALADQKKAKFHQTEGDHLTLLAVYNSWKNNKFSNPWCYENFIQARSLRRAQDIRKQMLGIMDRHKLDVVSCGKSTVRVQKAICSGFFRNAAKKDPQEGYRTLIDQQVVYIHPSSALFNRQPEWVVYHELVLTTKEYMREVTTIDPRWLVEFAPAFFKVSDPTKLSKQKKQQRLEPLYNRYEEPNAWRISRAFRRR, from the exons CTGAATTTGTGATCAGTCTTGCTGAGAAAAATACCACCTTTGATACTTTTAAGGCTTCTCTGGTCAAAAATGGTGCTGAATTCACG GATTCTCTTATTAGTAACTTGCTACGCCTCATACAAACCATGCGGCCTCCAGCAAAGCCTTCTACTAGCAAAG ATCCAGTCGTTAAACccaaaactggaaaggaaaagcTGAAGGAACTCTTCCCAGTGCTTTGTCAACCAGACAACCCTTCTGTCCGG ACCATGCTGGATGAGGATGATGTAAAAGTCGCTGTGGATGTCCTGAAAGAACTGGAGGCCTTAATGCCCAGTGCAGCGGGCCAGGAGAAGCAAAGAGATGCGGAGCACCG agacaagacaaagaagaagaagcgGAGCCGGAGCCGTGACCGTGACCGCGACCGCGACCGCGAGCGTGACCGGGAGCGGGAGCGAGACCGTGATAGAGACCACAAGAGGAGACACCGGTCCCGCTCTCGGTCACATTCCAGGACCCGGGAGAGGAATAAAGGGAAGTCTAGATATCGGTCTAGGAGCAGAAGTCAGAGTCCTCCCAAGGACCGGAAGGACCGGGACAAGTATGGGGAGAGGAATCTGGACAGATGGCGGGATAAACATGTGGACCGCCCTCCCCCGGAGGAGCCTGCCATTGGGGACATTTACAATGGCAAAGTTACCAGCATCATGCAGTTTGGATGCTTCGTGCAGCTAGAGGGATTAAG GAAGCGATGGGAAGGCCTGGTGCACATCTCTGAGCTCCGGCGAGAAGGCCGTGTGGCCAATGTGGCTGATGTGGTGAGCAAAGGCCAGAGGGTCAAAGTCAAAGTGCTCTCCTTCACTGGGACCAAGACCAGTCTGAGCATGAAG gatGTGGATCAAGAGACTGGTGAAGATCTAAATCCCAATCGACGACGAAATCTTGTTGGGGAGACTAATGAAGAGACTTCAATGAGGAATCCGGACAGACCCACTCACCTTTCCCTCGTCAGCGCCCCTGAAGTAGAGGATGACTCTCTGGAGCGCAAGCGCCTTACCCGCATCTCTGATCCAGAGAAATGGGAGATCAAACAG ATGATCGCTGCCAATGTCCTTTCCAAAGAAGAGTTTCCGGACTTCGATGAAGAGACTGGCATTCTCCCTAAAGTGGATGATGAAGAAG ATGAAGATCTTGAGATCGAGCTGGTTGAGGAAGAGCCTCCATTCCTGAGAGGGCACACCAAGCAAAGCATGGACATGAGCCCTATTAAAATCGTTAAG AACCCGGATGGTTCCCTCTCCCAAGCAGCAATGATGCAGAGTGCCTTAGCCAAAGAAAGGCGGGAACTCAAGCAGGCCCAGCGGGAAGCTGAGATGGATTCTATTCCCATGGGGCTCAACAAACACTGGGTTGATCCTCTGCCTGATG CGGAAGGCAGACAGATCGCTGCCAATATGAGGGGTATCGGGATGATGCCCAATGACATTCCTGAGTGGAAGAAGCATGCTTTTGGGGGCAACAAAGCTTCTTATGGAAAAAAGACCCAAATGTCAATCATTGAACAGAGAGAGAGCCTGCCCATCTACAAACTGAAGGAGCAGCTTGTCCAG GCTGTTCATGACAATCAAATCCTGATTGTTATTGGAGAGACAGGATCTGGGAAGACAACGCAGATCACCCAATACCTGGCAGAGGCAGGCTACACTTCCCGGGGCAAGATTGGATGTACCCAGCCCCGAAGAGTAGCAGCCATGTCGGTGGCCAAAAGAGTGTCGGAGGAGTTTGGTTGTTGCTTAGGCCAGGAG GTGGGCTACACCATTCGGTTTGAGGACTGCACCAGCCCAGAAACAGTCATCAAGTACATGACAGATGGGATGTTGCTCCGAGAGTGCCTGATTGATCCCGACCTCACACAGTATGCAATCATCATGCTGGATGAGGCGCACGAGAGAACAATTCACACTGATGTGCTCTTTGGATTGTTGAAGAAG ACGGTCCAGAAACGGCAGGACATGAAGCTGATTGTCACCTCAGCCACATTGGATGCAGTGAAGTTTTCTCAGTACTTCTATGAAGCTCCCATCTTCACCATCCCAGGTCGAACATATCCAGTGGAAATACTGTACACAAAGGAACCTGAGACAGATTATCTGGATGCCAGCTTGATCACTGTCATGCAGATCCACTTAACAGAACCACCAG GTGACATCCTCGTCTTCCTGACTGGTCAGGAGGAGATCGATACCGCGTGCGAGATCCTGTACGAGAGAATGAAATCCCTGGGACCGGATGTCCCGGAGCTGATCATCCTGCCCGTGTACTCTGCTCTCCCCAGTGAGATGCAGACCCGAATCTTTGACCCGGCCCCACCTGGCAGCAGAAAG GTCGTGATTGCCACCAACATCGCAGAGACCTCGCTGACCATTGACGGCATCTACTATGTGGTGGACCCTGGGTTTGTGAAGCAGAAAGTTTACAATTCCAAGACTGGCATCGACCAGCTCGTGGTCACTCCAATCTCTCAG GCTCAGGCAAAGCAGCGAGCTGGCAGAGCCGGGAGAACGGGCCCAGGGAAGTGTTACAGGCTGTACACAGAACGTGCCTACCGAGATGAAATGCTGACCACCAATGTGCCGGAAATCCAGAGGACCAACCTGGCGAGCACAGTGCTCTCTCTCAAG gCCATGGGCATCAATGACCTGCTGTCCTTTGACTTCATGGATGCCCCTCCGATGGAAACCTTGATCACAGCCATGGAGCAACTGTACACACTGGGGGCCTTGGATGACGAGGGCCTGCTTACTCGCCTGGGCCGCAGG ATGGCAGAATTCCCTCTGGAGCCAATGCTGTGCAAAATGCTGATCATGTCTGTGCATCTGGGCTGCAGTGAGGAAATGCTGACCATTGTgtccatgctgtctgtgcagaatGTCTTCTACAGGCCCAAG GATAAACAAGCCCTTGCAgatcaaaagaaagctaaattCCACCAGACCGAAGGGGACCACCTCACCCTACTGGCTGTGTACAACTCCTGGAAGAACAACAAGTTCTCCAACCCCTGGTGCTATGAGAACTTCATCCAGGCTCGTTCGCTGCGTCGGGCCCAGGATATTCGCAAGCAGATGTTAGGCATAATGGACAG ACACAAGCTGGATGTGGTCTCCTGTGGCAAGTCCACAGTCCGAGTGCAAAAGGCCATCTGCAGTGGATTCTTCCGGAATGCTGCCAAGAAAGACCCTCAGGAGGGCTACCGGACACTGATTGACCAACAGGTGGTCTACATCCACCCTTCCAGTGCTCTCTTCAATAGACAGCCAGAATG GGTGGTGTATCACGAGCTGGTACTGACCACGAAGGAGTACATGCGTGAGGTCACCACTATCGACCCCAGGTGGCTTGTGGAATTTGCTCCAGCCTTCTTCAAGGTCTCCGACCCGACCAAGCTAAGCAAGCAGAAGAAGCAGCAGCGTCTTGAACCCTTGTACAACCGCTACGAGGAACCCAACGCGTGGAGAATATCCCGGGCCTTCCGACGGCGCTGA